The following nucleotide sequence is from Longimicrobium terrae.
TGGCCAGCTGCCCCACGAACCACCGGTCGTGCGACACCAGAATGAGCGTGCCGTCGTACGTCTGCAGCCCCTGCACCAGCGCCTCGATGCTCTCGAGGTCCAGGTGGTTGGTGGGCTCGTCAAGCACCAGCACGTTGGGCTGCTCCAGCGCCAGCCGGCTGAACACCAGGCGCGCCGCCTCACCGCCGGACAGCGCCGAAAGCCGCTTTTCGCCGTCGTCGCCGCTGAACAGCATCATCCCCAGGTGGCCGCGCACGAAGCCGCGGTCCTTGCCCGGGCAGTAGTCCCACAGCCACTCCTCGGCGGTGCGCTCGGACTCGCCCAGCTGCTCGTGGTGGTCCTGCGCAAAGTAGCCGGGGTGCGTCTCGTATCCCCACTCCACCTCGCCGGTATCCGGCTTGAGGTCGCCCATGAGGATCTTGAGCAGCGTGGACTTGCCGATGCCGTTGGGCCCCATGATCACCAGGCGGTCGCCGCGCTGCACCGAAAGATCCACCCCCGGCAGCACGTGCTTGTCGCCAAAGGACTTGGAGATTCCCTTGATGCGGATGACGTCCTTGCCGCTGGGCCGCCGCTGCACGAAGCGGAACTTGGGGTAGCGGCGCGAACTACCCGGCAGCTCCTCCAGCTGCTCGCGCTGCTTTTCGATCATCTTGAGCTTGCTCTGGGCCTGGCGCGCCTTGCTGGCCTTGGCCTTGAAGCGGTCCACGAACTGCTGCTGCTGCGCGATGACCTTCTGGCGCCCCTCGATTTCCTTTTCCTTGCGGTCGCGGTCTTCCACCTTCTGTTCCAGGAAGTCCGTGTAGTTGCCGTGATACAGCGTCACCGTCTGGTAGTCGACGTCCAGAATGGCCGACGCGACGTTGTCCAGAAAGCGGTGGTCGTGCGAGATCACGGCGACGGGCCCGTCAAAGTCGTGCAGGAACTTTTCCAGCCACCGGATGGAGAGGATGTCCAGGTGGTTGGTGGGTTCGTCCAGCAGCAGCACATCG
It contains:
- the abc-f gene encoding ribosomal protection-like ABC-F family protein, producing MAGTLLYWGMISVSNLEKSFGDRVLFQDAAFQLNPGERYGIVGANGCGKTTLLSILSGDTDASKGTVSIPKSARLGVLRQDQFLYEDQQVLEVALMGHGELWAAMVAKEELLANAHVEFDADRFSELEETVQRLDGYTAEARAATILEGLGLPAEVHRQPLSTLSGGFKLRVLLAQVLAGSPDVLLLDEPTNHLDILSIRWLEKFLHDFDGPVAVISHDHRFLDNVASAILDVDYQTVTLYHGNYTDFLEQKVEDRDRKEKEIEGRQKVIAQQQQFVDRFKAKASKARQAQSKLKMIEKQREQLEELPGSSRRYPKFRFVQRRPSGKDVIRIKGISKSFGDKHVLPGVDLSVQRGDRLVIMGPNGIGKSTLLKILMGDLKPDTGEVEWGYETHPGYFAQDHHEQLGESERTAEEWLWDYCPGKDRGFVRGHLGMMLFSGDDGEKRLSALSGGEAARLVFSRLALEQPNVLVLDEPTNHLDLESIEALVQGLQTYDGTLILVSHDRWFVGQLATRVVEISPKGIRDFLGTYQEYVHSCGDDHLDADTVVLKAKREDKKAKREPAAAR